A genomic region of Seriola aureovittata isolate HTS-2021-v1 ecotype China chromosome 21, ASM2101889v1, whole genome shotgun sequence contains the following coding sequences:
- the eef2k gene encoding eukaryotic elongation factor 2 kinase isoform X5: MEDDLMFTMEEEGSAKRPPFQRNVPSQRTSSLSDANASDDDDEDFICPILDDSARDICHYLKNLVYTRQLSNSLPKNNFVYKDAWKKAIEKAKARPDPWAEFHLEDIETEPCVRYRYNAVTGEWAQDQIHIKMAAQPFGKGAMRECFRAKKLSNFSHSNNWKSASNYVAKRYMETVDRNVYLEDVRLQMEAKLWGEEYNRHRPPKQVDIMQMCVVEMTDRPGKPFFHLEHYIEGKYIKYNSNSGFVRDDNIRLTPQAFSHFTFERSGHQLIVVDIQGVGDLYTDPQIHTEKGTDFGDGNLGVRGMALFFHSHMCNKICKSMGMTPFDLSPPENSQLDCTNKLLKSAETVLRGCEEICGSPRVRTMSGSRAPPLLSRLSETSSADESMSDVESIDPCSPLIFHCSPPAAHGSMGKSPIGLSFAGMYEQERLDNNNTGEHKESDSGGDSGYPSERRSEGDPSDHVDGLTEEKWSFYHSSRAHVHRPSCVATEVERLNALMQKKIGQSILGKVHLAMVRYHEAGRFCEKDEQWDQDSAMFHLERAALCGELEAIVALGQCYLQLPHHILPDMELEDNAGNRMKGFKYLLLAAEAGDRSSMIIVARAFDTGVSLSADRKQDWGEAIHWYDTALNMTDYDEGGEFDGTQDEPRYLLLSREAEMYQVGGQNLTADPQRAGDLFTEAAEDAMAAMKGRLANQYYMKAEEAWALMEE, from the exons ATGGAGGACGACCTGATGTTTACCATGGAGGAGGAAGGCAGCGCCAAGAGACCCCCCTTCCAACGAAACGTCCCCAGCCAGCGGACATCCTCCCTAAGTGATGCCAACgccagtgatgatgatgacgaggaTTTCATCTGCCCAATCCTGGACGACTCCGCAAGAGACATCTGCCACTACCTGAAGAATCTGGTTTACACTCGGCAGCTGTCAAACTCTCTTCCTAAGAACAACTTTGTGTACAAG GACGCATGGAAAAAAGCAATCGAAAAGGCCAAAGCCAGGCCCGACCCCTGGGCAGAGTTTCATCTGGAGGACATCGAGACTGAACCCTGCGTTCGCTACAG ATACAACGCCGTCACAGGAGAGTGGGCTCAAGACCAGATCCACATCAAGATGGCTGCTCAG CCGTTTGGGAAAGGGGCGATGAGGGAGTGCTTCAGAGC caAGAAGTTGTCTAATTTCTCGCACAGCAACAACTGGAAGTCGGCCTCTAACTACGTAGCGAAGCGTTACATGGAGACGGTGGACAGGAATGTTTACTTGGAGGACGTTAGGCTGCAGATGGAGGCCAAACTCTGGGGGGAGGAGTACAACCGCCACCGACCTCCCAAACAG GTGGACATCATGCAGATGTGTGTGGTGGAGATGACAGACAGACCTGGCAAACCTTTCTTCCACCTGGAACATTACATCGAGGGCAAGTACATCAAGTACAACTCCAACTCTGGCTTCGTGAGGGACGACAACATCAGGCTCACCCCGCAG GCTTTCAGCCACTTCACCTTCGAGCGGTCAGGACACCAGCTGATCGTGGTGGACATCCAGGGTGTGGGAGATCTCTACACCGACCCTCAGATTCACACAGAGAAAGGGACTGACTTTGGGGACGGAAATCTAG GTGTGCGAGGCATGGCGCTGTTCTTCCACTCCCACATGTGTAACAAGATATGCAAGAGTATGGGCATGACGCCTTTTGACCTCTCGCCTCCGGAGAATTCCCAGCTGGACTGCACCAACAAACTGCTC aagtCGGCCGAGACGGTGCTGAGGGGCTGCGAGGAGATTTGCGGTTCCCCTCGTGTTCGCACCATGTCGGGAAGCCGGGCACCTCCGCTGTTGTCCCGCCTGTCTGAGACTTCTTCTGCAGACGAGAGCATGAGCGACGTGGAGTCGATCGACCCCTGCTCGCCTCTCATCTTCCACTGCTCCCCGCCAGCCGCACATGGATCCATGGGCAAGTCGCCCATTG GTTTATCTTTTGCTGGGATGTATGAACAAGAGAGACTCGACAATAACAACACAGGTGAACACAAG GAATCCGACAGCGGCGGAGACAGCGGATACCCCAGcgagaggaggagtgagggcGATCCAAGTGACCATGTTGATGGG CTGACAGAAGAGAAGTGGAGCTTCTACCATTCGTCTCGCGCTCACGTCCACCGACCATCATGTGTGGCCACTGAGGTGGAGCGACTCAACGCTCTGATGCAGAAGAAGATTGGCCAGTCAATCCTCGGAAAg GTCCACCTGGCGATGGTGCGGTACCATGAAGCGGGTCGTTTCTGCGAGAAGGACGAGCAGTGGGATCAGGACTCGGCCATGTTCCACCTGGAGAGAGCCGCCCTGTGTGGGGAGCTGGAGGCTATTGTTGCCTTGGGACAGTGCTATCTGCAGCTGCCTCATCACATACTGCCAGACATGGAGCTGGAG GATAATGCAGGAAACAGGATGAAAGGTTTCAAGTATCTTCTGCTGGCTGCTGAGGCTGGTGACAGATCCTCTATGATTATAGTGGCCAGAGCCTTTGATACGGGGGTCAGTCTGTCAGCTGACAG AAAGCAGGATTGGGGAGAAGCCATTCACTGGTACGACACTGCGTTGAACATGACGGACTATGACGAGGGGGGAGAGTTTGATGGGACGCAGGATGAGCCCCGTTACCTGCTGCTGtccagagaggcagagatgtaCCAAGTGGGAGGCCAGAACCTCACCGCAGACCCACAGAGAGCAG GTGATCTGTttacagaagcagcagaagatgcCATGGCCGCCATGAAAGGCAGGTTGGCTAACCAGTACTACATGAAAGCTGAAGAGGCCTGGGCGCTGATGGAGGAGTAA
- the eef2k gene encoding eukaryotic elongation factor 2 kinase isoform X1, which translates to MEDDLMFTMEEEGSAKRPPFQRNVPSQRTSSLSDANASDDDDEDFICPILDDSARDICHYLKNLVYTRQLSNSLPKNNFVYKNETETVAEPRPYHVLSQSARDAWKKAIEKAKARPDPWAEFHLEDIETEPCVRYRYNAVTGEWAQDQIHIKMAAQPFGKGAMRECFRAKKLSNFSHSNNWKSASNYVAKRYMETVDRNVYLEDVRLQMEAKLWGEEYNRHRPPKQVDIMQMCVVEMTDRPGKPFFHLEHYIEGKYIKYNSNSGFVRDDNIRLTPQAFSHFTFERSGHQLIVVDIQGVGDLYTDPQIHTEKGTDFGDGNLGVRGMALFFHSHMCNKICKSMGMTPFDLSPPENSQLDCTNKLLKSAETVLRGCEEICGSPRVRTMSGSRAPPLLSRLSETSSADESMSDVESIDPCSPLIFHCSPPAAHGSMGKSPIGLSFAGMYEQERLDNNNTGEHKESDSGGDSGYPSERRSEGDPSDHVDGRKMVAPPRVSANLYSATPDNEWLTEEKWSFYHSSRAHVHRPSCVATEVERLNALMQKKIGQSILGKVHLAMVRYHEAGRFCEKDEQWDQDSAMFHLERAALCGELEAIVALGQCYLQLPHHILPDMELEDNAGNRMKGFKYLLLAAEAGDRSSMIIVARAFDTGVSLSADRKQDWGEAIHWYDTALNMTDYDEGGEFDGTQDEPRYLLLSREAEMYQVGGQNLTADPQRAGDLFTEAAEDAMAAMKGRLANQYYMKAEEAWALMEE; encoded by the exons ATGGAGGACGACCTGATGTTTACCATGGAGGAGGAAGGCAGCGCCAAGAGACCCCCCTTCCAACGAAACGTCCCCAGCCAGCGGACATCCTCCCTAAGTGATGCCAACgccagtgatgatgatgacgaggaTTTCATCTGCCCAATCCTGGACGACTCCGCAAGAGACATCTGCCACTACCTGAAGAATCTGGTTTACACTCGGCAGCTGTCAAACTCTCTTCCTAAGAACAACTTTGTGTACAAG AATGAAACAGAAACGGTGGCAGAACCTCGGCCGTACCATGTTTTGTCTCAGAGCGCACGG GACGCATGGAAAAAAGCAATCGAAAAGGCCAAAGCCAGGCCCGACCCCTGGGCAGAGTTTCATCTGGAGGACATCGAGACTGAACCCTGCGTTCGCTACAG ATACAACGCCGTCACAGGAGAGTGGGCTCAAGACCAGATCCACATCAAGATGGCTGCTCAG CCGTTTGGGAAAGGGGCGATGAGGGAGTGCTTCAGAGC caAGAAGTTGTCTAATTTCTCGCACAGCAACAACTGGAAGTCGGCCTCTAACTACGTAGCGAAGCGTTACATGGAGACGGTGGACAGGAATGTTTACTTGGAGGACGTTAGGCTGCAGATGGAGGCCAAACTCTGGGGGGAGGAGTACAACCGCCACCGACCTCCCAAACAG GTGGACATCATGCAGATGTGTGTGGTGGAGATGACAGACAGACCTGGCAAACCTTTCTTCCACCTGGAACATTACATCGAGGGCAAGTACATCAAGTACAACTCCAACTCTGGCTTCGTGAGGGACGACAACATCAGGCTCACCCCGCAG GCTTTCAGCCACTTCACCTTCGAGCGGTCAGGACACCAGCTGATCGTGGTGGACATCCAGGGTGTGGGAGATCTCTACACCGACCCTCAGATTCACACAGAGAAAGGGACTGACTTTGGGGACGGAAATCTAG GTGTGCGAGGCATGGCGCTGTTCTTCCACTCCCACATGTGTAACAAGATATGCAAGAGTATGGGCATGACGCCTTTTGACCTCTCGCCTCCGGAGAATTCCCAGCTGGACTGCACCAACAAACTGCTC aagtCGGCCGAGACGGTGCTGAGGGGCTGCGAGGAGATTTGCGGTTCCCCTCGTGTTCGCACCATGTCGGGAAGCCGGGCACCTCCGCTGTTGTCCCGCCTGTCTGAGACTTCTTCTGCAGACGAGAGCATGAGCGACGTGGAGTCGATCGACCCCTGCTCGCCTCTCATCTTCCACTGCTCCCCGCCAGCCGCACATGGATCCATGGGCAAGTCGCCCATTG GTTTATCTTTTGCTGGGATGTATGAACAAGAGAGACTCGACAATAACAACACAGGTGAACACAAG GAATCCGACAGCGGCGGAGACAGCGGATACCCCAGcgagaggaggagtgagggcGATCCAAGTGACCATGTTGATGGG AGGAAGATGGTAGCTCCTCCAAGAGTCTCTGCAAACCTATATTCAGCCACTCCTGACAACGAATGG CTGACAGAAGAGAAGTGGAGCTTCTACCATTCGTCTCGCGCTCACGTCCACCGACCATCATGTGTGGCCACTGAGGTGGAGCGACTCAACGCTCTGATGCAGAAGAAGATTGGCCAGTCAATCCTCGGAAAg GTCCACCTGGCGATGGTGCGGTACCATGAAGCGGGTCGTTTCTGCGAGAAGGACGAGCAGTGGGATCAGGACTCGGCCATGTTCCACCTGGAGAGAGCCGCCCTGTGTGGGGAGCTGGAGGCTATTGTTGCCTTGGGACAGTGCTATCTGCAGCTGCCTCATCACATACTGCCAGACATGGAGCTGGAG GATAATGCAGGAAACAGGATGAAAGGTTTCAAGTATCTTCTGCTGGCTGCTGAGGCTGGTGACAGATCCTCTATGATTATAGTGGCCAGAGCCTTTGATACGGGGGTCAGTCTGTCAGCTGACAG AAAGCAGGATTGGGGAGAAGCCATTCACTGGTACGACACTGCGTTGAACATGACGGACTATGACGAGGGGGGAGAGTTTGATGGGACGCAGGATGAGCCCCGTTACCTGCTGCTGtccagagaggcagagatgtaCCAAGTGGGAGGCCAGAACCTCACCGCAGACCCACAGAGAGCAG GTGATCTGTttacagaagcagcagaagatgcCATGGCCGCCATGAAAGGCAGGTTGGCTAACCAGTACTACATGAAAGCTGAAGAGGCCTGGGCGCTGATGGAGGAGTAA
- the eef2k gene encoding eukaryotic elongation factor 2 kinase isoform X3, whose product MEDDLMFTMEEEGSAKRPPFQRNVPSQRTSSLSDANASDDDDEDFICPILDDSARDICHYLKNLVYTRQLSNSLPKNNFVYKDAWKKAIEKAKARPDPWAEFHLEDIETEPCVRYRYNAVTGEWAQDQIHIKMAAQPFGKGAMRECFRAKKLSNFSHSNNWKSASNYVAKRYMETVDRNVYLEDVRLQMEAKLWGEEYNRHRPPKQVDIMQMCVVEMTDRPGKPFFHLEHYIEGKYIKYNSNSGFVRDDNIRLTPQAFSHFTFERSGHQLIVVDIQGVGDLYTDPQIHTEKGTDFGDGNLGVRGMALFFHSHMCNKICKSMGMTPFDLSPPENSQLDCTNKLLKSAETVLRGCEEICGSPRVRTMSGSRAPPLLSRLSETSSADESMSDVESIDPCSPLIFHCSPPAAHGSMGKSPIGLSFAGMYEQERLDNNNTGEHKESDSGGDSGYPSERRSEGDPSDHVDGRKMVAPPRVSANLYSATPDNEWLTEEKWSFYHSSRAHVHRPSCVATEVERLNALMQKKIGQSILGKVHLAMVRYHEAGRFCEKDEQWDQDSAMFHLERAALCGELEAIVALGQCYLQLPHHILPDMELEDNAGNRMKGFKYLLLAAEAGDRSSMIIVARAFDTGVSLSADRKQDWGEAIHWYDTALNMTDYDEGGEFDGTQDEPRYLLLSREAEMYQVGGQNLTADPQRAGDLFTEAAEDAMAAMKGRLANQYYMKAEEAWALMEE is encoded by the exons ATGGAGGACGACCTGATGTTTACCATGGAGGAGGAAGGCAGCGCCAAGAGACCCCCCTTCCAACGAAACGTCCCCAGCCAGCGGACATCCTCCCTAAGTGATGCCAACgccagtgatgatgatgacgaggaTTTCATCTGCCCAATCCTGGACGACTCCGCAAGAGACATCTGCCACTACCTGAAGAATCTGGTTTACACTCGGCAGCTGTCAAACTCTCTTCCTAAGAACAACTTTGTGTACAAG GACGCATGGAAAAAAGCAATCGAAAAGGCCAAAGCCAGGCCCGACCCCTGGGCAGAGTTTCATCTGGAGGACATCGAGACTGAACCCTGCGTTCGCTACAG ATACAACGCCGTCACAGGAGAGTGGGCTCAAGACCAGATCCACATCAAGATGGCTGCTCAG CCGTTTGGGAAAGGGGCGATGAGGGAGTGCTTCAGAGC caAGAAGTTGTCTAATTTCTCGCACAGCAACAACTGGAAGTCGGCCTCTAACTACGTAGCGAAGCGTTACATGGAGACGGTGGACAGGAATGTTTACTTGGAGGACGTTAGGCTGCAGATGGAGGCCAAACTCTGGGGGGAGGAGTACAACCGCCACCGACCTCCCAAACAG GTGGACATCATGCAGATGTGTGTGGTGGAGATGACAGACAGACCTGGCAAACCTTTCTTCCACCTGGAACATTACATCGAGGGCAAGTACATCAAGTACAACTCCAACTCTGGCTTCGTGAGGGACGACAACATCAGGCTCACCCCGCAG GCTTTCAGCCACTTCACCTTCGAGCGGTCAGGACACCAGCTGATCGTGGTGGACATCCAGGGTGTGGGAGATCTCTACACCGACCCTCAGATTCACACAGAGAAAGGGACTGACTTTGGGGACGGAAATCTAG GTGTGCGAGGCATGGCGCTGTTCTTCCACTCCCACATGTGTAACAAGATATGCAAGAGTATGGGCATGACGCCTTTTGACCTCTCGCCTCCGGAGAATTCCCAGCTGGACTGCACCAACAAACTGCTC aagtCGGCCGAGACGGTGCTGAGGGGCTGCGAGGAGATTTGCGGTTCCCCTCGTGTTCGCACCATGTCGGGAAGCCGGGCACCTCCGCTGTTGTCCCGCCTGTCTGAGACTTCTTCTGCAGACGAGAGCATGAGCGACGTGGAGTCGATCGACCCCTGCTCGCCTCTCATCTTCCACTGCTCCCCGCCAGCCGCACATGGATCCATGGGCAAGTCGCCCATTG GTTTATCTTTTGCTGGGATGTATGAACAAGAGAGACTCGACAATAACAACACAGGTGAACACAAG GAATCCGACAGCGGCGGAGACAGCGGATACCCCAGcgagaggaggagtgagggcGATCCAAGTGACCATGTTGATGGG AGGAAGATGGTAGCTCCTCCAAGAGTCTCTGCAAACCTATATTCAGCCACTCCTGACAACGAATGG CTGACAGAAGAGAAGTGGAGCTTCTACCATTCGTCTCGCGCTCACGTCCACCGACCATCATGTGTGGCCACTGAGGTGGAGCGACTCAACGCTCTGATGCAGAAGAAGATTGGCCAGTCAATCCTCGGAAAg GTCCACCTGGCGATGGTGCGGTACCATGAAGCGGGTCGTTTCTGCGAGAAGGACGAGCAGTGGGATCAGGACTCGGCCATGTTCCACCTGGAGAGAGCCGCCCTGTGTGGGGAGCTGGAGGCTATTGTTGCCTTGGGACAGTGCTATCTGCAGCTGCCTCATCACATACTGCCAGACATGGAGCTGGAG GATAATGCAGGAAACAGGATGAAAGGTTTCAAGTATCTTCTGCTGGCTGCTGAGGCTGGTGACAGATCCTCTATGATTATAGTGGCCAGAGCCTTTGATACGGGGGTCAGTCTGTCAGCTGACAG AAAGCAGGATTGGGGAGAAGCCATTCACTGGTACGACACTGCGTTGAACATGACGGACTATGACGAGGGGGGAGAGTTTGATGGGACGCAGGATGAGCCCCGTTACCTGCTGCTGtccagagaggcagagatgtaCCAAGTGGGAGGCCAGAACCTCACCGCAGACCCACAGAGAGCAG GTGATCTGTttacagaagcagcagaagatgcCATGGCCGCCATGAAAGGCAGGTTGGCTAACCAGTACTACATGAAAGCTGAAGAGGCCTGGGCGCTGATGGAGGAGTAA
- the eef2k gene encoding eukaryotic elongation factor 2 kinase isoform X2, whose product MEDDLMFTMEEEGSAKRPPFQRNVPSQRTSSLSDANASDDDDEDFICPILDDSARDICHYLKNLVYTRQLSNSLPKNNFVYKNETETVAEPRPYHVLSQSARDAWKKAIEKAKARPDPWAEFHLEDIETEPCVRYRYNAVTGEWAQDQIHIKMAAQPFGKGAMRECFRAKKLSNFSHSNNWKSASNYVAKRYMETVDRNVYLEDVRLQMEAKLWGEEYNRHRPPKQVDIMQMCVVEMTDRPGKPFFHLEHYIEGKYIKYNSNSGFVRDDNIRLTPQAFSHFTFERSGHQLIVVDIQGVGDLYTDPQIHTEKGTDFGDGNLGVRGMALFFHSHMCNKICKSMGMTPFDLSPPENSQLDCTNKLLKSAETVLRGCEEICGSPRVRTMSGSRAPPLLSRLSETSSADESMSDVESIDPCSPLIFHCSPPAAHGSMGKSPIGLSFAGMYEQERLDNNNTGEHKESDSGGDSGYPSERRSEGDPSDHVDGAHHRYHRHYSESDEDSVRRLTEEKWSFYHSSRAHVHRPSCVATEVERLNALMQKKIGQSILGKVHLAMVRYHEAGRFCEKDEQWDQDSAMFHLERAALCGELEAIVALGQCYLQLPHHILPDMELEDNAGNRMKGFKYLLLAAEAGDRSSMIIVARAFDTGVSLSADRKQDWGEAIHWYDTALNMTDYDEGGEFDGTQDEPRYLLLSREAEMYQVGGQNLTADPQRAGDLFTEAAEDAMAAMKGRLANQYYMKAEEAWALMEE is encoded by the exons ATGGAGGACGACCTGATGTTTACCATGGAGGAGGAAGGCAGCGCCAAGAGACCCCCCTTCCAACGAAACGTCCCCAGCCAGCGGACATCCTCCCTAAGTGATGCCAACgccagtgatgatgatgacgaggaTTTCATCTGCCCAATCCTGGACGACTCCGCAAGAGACATCTGCCACTACCTGAAGAATCTGGTTTACACTCGGCAGCTGTCAAACTCTCTTCCTAAGAACAACTTTGTGTACAAG AATGAAACAGAAACGGTGGCAGAACCTCGGCCGTACCATGTTTTGTCTCAGAGCGCACGG GACGCATGGAAAAAAGCAATCGAAAAGGCCAAAGCCAGGCCCGACCCCTGGGCAGAGTTTCATCTGGAGGACATCGAGACTGAACCCTGCGTTCGCTACAG ATACAACGCCGTCACAGGAGAGTGGGCTCAAGACCAGATCCACATCAAGATGGCTGCTCAG CCGTTTGGGAAAGGGGCGATGAGGGAGTGCTTCAGAGC caAGAAGTTGTCTAATTTCTCGCACAGCAACAACTGGAAGTCGGCCTCTAACTACGTAGCGAAGCGTTACATGGAGACGGTGGACAGGAATGTTTACTTGGAGGACGTTAGGCTGCAGATGGAGGCCAAACTCTGGGGGGAGGAGTACAACCGCCACCGACCTCCCAAACAG GTGGACATCATGCAGATGTGTGTGGTGGAGATGACAGACAGACCTGGCAAACCTTTCTTCCACCTGGAACATTACATCGAGGGCAAGTACATCAAGTACAACTCCAACTCTGGCTTCGTGAGGGACGACAACATCAGGCTCACCCCGCAG GCTTTCAGCCACTTCACCTTCGAGCGGTCAGGACACCAGCTGATCGTGGTGGACATCCAGGGTGTGGGAGATCTCTACACCGACCCTCAGATTCACACAGAGAAAGGGACTGACTTTGGGGACGGAAATCTAG GTGTGCGAGGCATGGCGCTGTTCTTCCACTCCCACATGTGTAACAAGATATGCAAGAGTATGGGCATGACGCCTTTTGACCTCTCGCCTCCGGAGAATTCCCAGCTGGACTGCACCAACAAACTGCTC aagtCGGCCGAGACGGTGCTGAGGGGCTGCGAGGAGATTTGCGGTTCCCCTCGTGTTCGCACCATGTCGGGAAGCCGGGCACCTCCGCTGTTGTCCCGCCTGTCTGAGACTTCTTCTGCAGACGAGAGCATGAGCGACGTGGAGTCGATCGACCCCTGCTCGCCTCTCATCTTCCACTGCTCCCCGCCAGCCGCACATGGATCCATGGGCAAGTCGCCCATTG GTTTATCTTTTGCTGGGATGTATGAACAAGAGAGACTCGACAATAACAACACAGGTGAACACAAG GAATCCGACAGCGGCGGAGACAGCGGATACCCCAGcgagaggaggagtgagggcGATCCAAGTGACCATGTTGATGGG GCCCATCATCGATACCACAGACATTATTCCGAGTCGGATGAGGACAGTGTCAGACGG CTGACAGAAGAGAAGTGGAGCTTCTACCATTCGTCTCGCGCTCACGTCCACCGACCATCATGTGTGGCCACTGAGGTGGAGCGACTCAACGCTCTGATGCAGAAGAAGATTGGCCAGTCAATCCTCGGAAAg GTCCACCTGGCGATGGTGCGGTACCATGAAGCGGGTCGTTTCTGCGAGAAGGACGAGCAGTGGGATCAGGACTCGGCCATGTTCCACCTGGAGAGAGCCGCCCTGTGTGGGGAGCTGGAGGCTATTGTTGCCTTGGGACAGTGCTATCTGCAGCTGCCTCATCACATACTGCCAGACATGGAGCTGGAG GATAATGCAGGAAACAGGATGAAAGGTTTCAAGTATCTTCTGCTGGCTGCTGAGGCTGGTGACAGATCCTCTATGATTATAGTGGCCAGAGCCTTTGATACGGGGGTCAGTCTGTCAGCTGACAG AAAGCAGGATTGGGGAGAAGCCATTCACTGGTACGACACTGCGTTGAACATGACGGACTATGACGAGGGGGGAGAGTTTGATGGGACGCAGGATGAGCCCCGTTACCTGCTGCTGtccagagaggcagagatgtaCCAAGTGGGAGGCCAGAACCTCACCGCAGACCCACAGAGAGCAG GTGATCTGTttacagaagcagcagaagatgcCATGGCCGCCATGAAAGGCAGGTTGGCTAACCAGTACTACATGAAAGCTGAAGAGGCCTGGGCGCTGATGGAGGAGTAA